The genomic region CTCGAAAGGCGTGGGACAGCATTATGCGAATATTGATTACCGGAGCCGCCGGTATGCTTGGCAATGACCTTCAAAAGGTCCTTGGAGGCGAAAACGAACTAATTTTGACTGATATAGTTGGCGATTTCATTCCGTTAGACATAACAGATACCCAAAACGTTAGAGATATGCTCTTCAAAGTACGTCCGGACCTTGTAATTCATTCTGCAGCATATACCGATGTTGATGGGTGCGAGCGAGAGCCAGAAAAAGCATATCGCATAAACTCATTTGGGACGTGGAATGTCGCTGCAGGATGCGAGGCTATCAAAATACCAATTATTTATATAAGTACTGATTTTGTCTTTGACGGTGAAAAGGGCGAGCCTTATTATGAGTTTGACACGCCAAATCCTTTAAGCCACTATGGCAAATCGAAATATGCAGGAGAATTGTATGTAAGTTCACTATGCTCAAAATATTACATTATTAGAACCGCCTGGCTTTACGGCGAAAATGGAAAAAATTTCCCGCGCACTATGCTTACCTTGGCGAAAACTAGAAAAGAACTGACGGTTGTGGATGACCAGGTTGGTTCGCCCACGTTTACATATGATTTAGCACTTAAAATTAGGGAGCTTGTTCAATCTCCACTTTATGGCGTTTATCATGTTACAAATAAGGGTTTGTGTTCATGGTTCGAATTTGCAAAAACAACGCTTGCACTTGCGGGTATTACTGATGTAGAAGTTAAACCGATTAAGTCTTCCGAATGGCCGAGTCCAACAGAACGTCCAAAATATTCTGTTCTGAAGCACTGGGCGCTTGAAATGCAAGGAATGGACGACCTTCGTCATTGGGAAGAAGCGCTCGAAGATTTCATAAAGCGGATTTCAAATGGATTATAGTGAGACACTGAACTTGCCGAGGACCGATTTTCCGATGCGGGCCAATCTTCCAAAGCTCGAACCAGAAATTCGCCAGTTTTGGGAGAAGTGCGACATCTACAAGAAATCGTTGGAAAAGCCCGCACATAAGGGAGAGTTCATACTTCATGATGGGCCTCCATATTCAAACGGCCACATTCATATGGGCCATGCGCTCAATAAGATTCTAAAAGATATCGTTATCAAGTACAAAACAATGGCCGGCTACCGATGCCCATTTGTTCCAGGTTGGGATAACCATGGAATGCCGATTGAAGCTGAAGTATTCAAAGAGTTCAAAAAACGAGGTAAAAAACCAGAACGCCTTGAAATTAGGCAGAGATGCCGAGAGTATGCATCCGAGTGGGTTAATATTCAGCGTGAGGAGTTTATACAACTTGGGGTCCGCGCTGACTGGAAAAACCCATACCTTACTATGTCCACCGAGTATGAAGCCACAATCGTGAAAGTTTTTGCTGAATTGGCGTTGGGTGGGTACATATATCGAGATTTAAAACCAATTTATTGGTGCACCAATTGTGAAACTGCTCTTGCAGAGGCAGAAATTGAATATCGAATGCATGTTTCGCCCTCAATTTATGTGCGTTTTCCCCTTAAATCTGATGCTAATGGTATATTTTCTAATCTTCCAGTAGACCATTGTTTTGCTTTGATTTGGACAACAACCCCTTGGACAATCCCTGCAAATGTTGCTTTAGCGGTGCATCCAAATTACAGTTATGTGATAGTGCGCGTAGGCGAAGACTATTACTTACTTTGCGAGAATCTTCTTGAGAGAGTTTCCGCTACAATTGGATTCCAAGATTATCAAATCATTAGCATTGCAAAAGGAACAGAACTGGAGGGCACTGTCTTCGCACACCCAATTTTTGATAGAGATTCTATTGTCGTACTTGCCGACTATGTCAAGTTGACGGAGGGAACAGGGATAGTTCATATTGCACCAGGACATGGGCGTGAAGACTTTGATACTGGACGAGAATACGGCCTTCCAGTGTTAAATCCAGTTGATGATGCTGGCCGCTTTACAGAAGAAGCTGGCATATTCGCTGGCTTAACCATCGAGGAGGGAAACCGAAAAATTATAGAAGAACTGGAGCAAAGAGGACAGCTATTAGCTCACTCAGAGGTTGAACATAGTTACCCCCATTGCTGGCGCTGTCACAAGCCAGTAATATTCCGCACTACAGTGCAGTGGTTTCTTAACCTAGAACACAATAACCTGCGCAATAAGATTATTGACTCCATCGAAACAATAAAGTGGTTCCCTGCAGAAAGTATTAACCGCATCACAGCAATGATTGAAAATTCGCCTGATTGGTGCATTTCTAGGCAACGCGCATGGGGTGTAGGAATTCCTGTCTTTTACTGTGCGTCTTGTGGGAAAGAAATAATGACCCAGGAATCTCTGAATGCTGTTTATGAGTTAGTAAAAGCCAATGGGTCAGACGCTTGGTTTACAAAAGAGCCGTCGGAAATTCTCCCAGATGATTTTTGTTGTCCGAACTGCGGTGGGATGTCATTCAATAAGGAAACCGACATCTTAGATGTTTGGTTTGACTCAGGATCGTCATGCCGTGCGGTTCTTGAAACTCGTCCTGAACTCCATTATCCGGCAGATATGTATCTTGAAGGTTCCGACCAACATCGGGGGTGGTTTAACAAGTCGCTTGTAATAGGCATCTCTACGAAAGGCATATCGCCCTTCCGTGAATGTGTAACAAATGGGTGGATGCTTGATGAACATGGCCGTACAATGCACAAGTCGCTAGGCAATGTGATTGCCCCTGGGGAAATCACAAGCCAAAATGGTGCAGATGTGCTCCGCCTTTGGGTCTCTTCAACGAATTATTTCGAAGATGTAAGACTCGGAAAAGAAATTCTCAAGCGTGTAAGTGATGAATATCGCAGAATTCGAAATACTTTTCGCTTTCTTCTTGCTAATCTATACGATTTTAACCCTGCATCCGACAAAGTAGCCGATTCGGAATTATTAGAGATTGACAGGTGGGCACTTTATCGCCTTCAATGCCTTATTCGTGAAGTAACGGGCGCTTATGAATCTTATGAATTTCATCGCGTGTATCACTCAGTACGCAATTTTGCTGCAGTTGATTTAAGCTCATTTTATCTTGATGTGTTGAAGGACAGGCTTTATACGTCATCGCCAAAATCTGTTGAGCGAAGGTCAGCACAAACAGCATTTTATACTATACTCTCCTCAATGGTACGCATTATGGCTCCGATTTTGAGTC from Armatimonadota bacterium harbors:
- the rfbD gene encoding dTDP-4-dehydrorhamnose reductase is translated as MRILITGAAGMLGNDLQKVLGGENELILTDIVGDFIPLDITDTQNVRDMLFKVRPDLVIHSAAYTDVDGCEREPEKAYRINSFGTWNVAAGCEAIKIPIIYISTDFVFDGEKGEPYYEFDTPNPLSHYGKSKYAGELYVSSLCSKYYIIRTAWLYGENGKNFPRTMLTLAKTRKELTVVDDQVGSPTFTYDLALKIRELVQSPLYGVYHVTNKGLCSWFEFAKTTLALAGITDVEVKPIKSSEWPSPTERPKYSVLKHWALEMQGMDDLRHWEEALEDFIKRISNGL
- the ileS gene encoding isoleucine--tRNA ligase, translating into MDYSETLNLPRTDFPMRANLPKLEPEIRQFWEKCDIYKKSLEKPAHKGEFILHDGPPYSNGHIHMGHALNKILKDIVIKYKTMAGYRCPFVPGWDNHGMPIEAEVFKEFKKRGKKPERLEIRQRCREYASEWVNIQREEFIQLGVRADWKNPYLTMSTEYEATIVKVFAELALGGYIYRDLKPIYWCTNCETALAEAEIEYRMHVSPSIYVRFPLKSDANGIFSNLPVDHCFALIWTTTPWTIPANVALAVHPNYSYVIVRVGEDYYLLCENLLERVSATIGFQDYQIISIAKGTELEGTVFAHPIFDRDSIVVLADYVKLTEGTGIVHIAPGHGREDFDTGREYGLPVLNPVDDAGRFTEEAGIFAGLTIEEGNRKIIEELEQRGQLLAHSEVEHSYPHCWRCHKPVIFRTTVQWFLNLEHNNLRNKIIDSIETIKWFPAESINRITAMIENSPDWCISRQRAWGVGIPVFYCASCGKEIMTQESLNAVYELVKANGSDAWFTKEPSEILPDDFCCPNCGGMSFNKETDILDVWFDSGSSCRAVLETRPELHYPADMYLEGSDQHRGWFNKSLVIGISTKGISPFRECVTNGWMLDEHGRTMHKSLGNVIAPGEITSQNGADVLRLWVSSTNYFEDVRLGKEILKRVSDEYRRIRNTFRFLLANLYDFNPASDKVADSELLEIDRWALYRLQCLIREVTGAYESYEFHRVYHSVRNFAAVDLSSFYLDVLKDRLYTSSPKSVERRSAQTAFYTILSSMVRIMAPILSHTAEEVWKFMPGEKEISVLLEEFPMVNERYVNEDLARRWEKLLNIRDQVFKAIEEARTAGVIVKPLEAAVNLAAPPELYDFLVDYVEQLPSIFIVSQVKVEQSKDKKLEIQVSPAPGKKCERCWLVVPGVGEHPIHPTLCARCAEVVTRVY